The Cetobacterium sp. 8H DNA window CCGATCCTATTTCTTGGATGGGGCATAGTTCTGTTATTGTAGATAATAATATAATTGGTGATTTCCCTAAACTGGGTCAAAGTTATTATACTGTAGATTTAAATTCTTGGTTAAATGAGCCTGAAAGACATGTTGTTGTTCTAAGATATGAACATTTTGATGAAAAATTTAAAAAAAAATTTTTAGAAAATGTTGAAATTTATGGTAAAGGGAAATATGAAATATCTTTTTCAAAAAAAACTTCTGATAACTTTTATTGTTCAAAATTTGTATGGTTTTTATTTTATAAAACAGCTCAAGATTTAGGTTACAATCTTGATTTAGATTCTGATGGTGGTTTTATTGTTTTTCCATATGATTTTTTGAATTCCCCTTTCTTGAAGGAAGTTTATCAAAATTAGAGGAATATTTTATTTTTTTGAGTATAATTTCTTATATAGAAGTAAAATCACTTTAATTTTTCGGAGGGGCACTATGTATTATAGAGAATATTTTTTTTATTTAAAAGAAAGATTACCAGAAACATGTTATAATATTCTTCAAGAATGCTATAATAATCAAAAAAATGATATTGAACAAAATTTTCATAATCTAAAAAATGCTACAACAGATGTTGCAATTAAAAATATTTTGTTACCTATAAAAGAAAATATTTATTCTATGGATTATGAAATATTGTTGAGGGAAATTTTAATAGAACCTCATCCTACTGAAGCTAATCGCTTTAGGTTAGATAGATTTGGAATATATCTACTACATTATTTAAATAATTAATATTGGAGGAATAAATGAAAAACGCAAAAGATTTTACAGAAACTTTATCTCTTTTAACTGAGGATTTTGAATATACTGTTCCTGAACTAGAAGAAGATATCTCGGATTTATTGAGAACTGAATTTGAGTTGACTTTACTTGATGAAGATTCTAAAAAATATTTTTTATTAAAAAGTGATATTTTGGATAAGAATATTAAACTTTTTGTCAATGAAATTAAAGAAGATGAAGATTTTTTCTACTTAATTAATTCAATTGAAACGTCTGAAAAATAATACAAAAAACAGAAAGGCAACTATTATAAAAATAGTTGCCTTTAACATAAAATCTAATACCCCCGTATTTATATATAATATAACACATAAATAGATTTTTTACAACAGTTTTGTTCTATTTTTATTCAATTCTATCAAAAAATTGATTTTAATTTTCATTTTTCTTTATAATAAAATAATATAAATATAAAATCGGAGGACACATGAAAATATTAAATAAAGCTATTATATTTGTTACTATTTTTACCAGTGTTTTAGCAACTGATAACAACAGAGTAAATAGTAGTGAAGAGAAAATAAAAGCGATTGAAAAACAGATTCAAGAACTTGAGGAAAAGAAGCAAAATTTAGAGAAGTTGAAAACGACTTTTTTAAAAAATAGTAAGATTTCAAATTCAAGACCTAAAGTTGGACTTGTTTTAAGCGGTGGTGGAGCAAAAGGTGCTGCGCATATTGGAGTTTTAAAAGTTTTAGAAAAATATAATATTCCGATTGATTATATAGTTGGAACTAGTGCTGGAAGTATTATTGCAGCCATGTATTCTGTTGGATATACTCCTGATGAGATTGAAAAAGTTATTACAGACTTACAATTTTATGATCTTTTCAGAAACTCTTCAGATAGAGATTTAGAAGGTATTTTAGAAAAAGCAACTTCAAATAAATATCCAATAAAAATATCTATAAGTAAAGATCTTGACTTGTCGTTACCTATGGGAGTTTTAACTGGTGAATATATATACCTAGAACTAAAAAAGATTTTTGCAAGAGCTGAAAATATTACTGATTTTAAGGAGCTACCAATTCCTTTTAGAGCTATGACAACAAATCTACAAACAGGTCAATCTGTTGCTATAGATGGCGGAGACCTTGCACTTTCAACTTTAAAAAGTATGGCTATCCCTACATTCTTAGACCCTATTAGAGAGGGTGATGAATATTTTGTAGACGGAGGTGTTGCAGATAATTTCCCAGTTCTAGAAGCCGTTAAAATGGGAGCAGATGTAGTTATAGGAATAGATATCGCTGCTGATCCAATTCAAATAAGTGATAACTCAAATATTATATCTATACTTAATAAACTTTCTTCCTATAAGGGTGACTCAAATACTCAGACTCAAAAAGAATATCCTGATATTCTTATTACTCCGGATGTAAAAAAACATAATACATTGAATTTTGATAATTTAGATAGTCTTGTTAAAGAAGGAGAAATAGCAGCGGAAGAGCTTAGCTATGCCTTAGAT harbors:
- a CDS encoding YiiX/YebB-like N1pC/P60 family cysteine hydrolase; its protein translation is MKILYYFIILMIIGCSNNTRKWYPTKTAIFNSSSFQVGDIIVKDKLITDPISWMGHSSVIVDNNIIGDFPKLGQSYYTVDLNSWLNEPERHVVVLRYEHFDEKFKKKFLENVEIYGKGKYEISFSKKTSDNFYCSKFVWFLFYKTAQDLGYNLDLDSDGGFIVFPYDFLNSPFLKEVYQN